One window of Biomphalaria glabrata chromosome 6, xgBioGlab47.1, whole genome shotgun sequence genomic DNA carries:
- the LOC106057482 gene encoding ras-related and estrogen-regulated growth inhibitor-like, with product MSAPGSPPEGSSPNSGTTLKPYLRRKKSSLGETKIAVLGMAGVGKSALCVRFLTKRFIGEYDQASENKYKCATTLEGESVTFELLDTRSNNDDMGVRDDVVRWADGFVLVYSVTSRQTFEVLAEVRRRLEDMKKVNHVPVILLGNKADLAHVRQVTQDEGARLAAELSCSFMEVSASEDVTKVTDAFHTLCREIIEYKRRSRTFLDRVFGLKKS from the exons ATGAGCGCTCCGGGTTCCCCTCCGGAGGGCTCCAGCCCAAATAGTGGAACAACGCTGAAACCCTACCTAAGGCGAAAGAAATCTTCGCTGGGCGAAACAAAGATTGCTGTTCTTGGAATGGCTGGAGTCGGAAAGAGTG ccttgTGTGTACGATTTTTAACCAAAAGATTTATAGGAGAATACGATCAAGCAAGTG AAAACAAGTACAAATGTGCTACAACTTTGGAAGGCGAGTCTGTGACCTTTGAACTTTTAGACACACGATCAAAT AATGATGATATGGGCGTGAGAGACGATGTCGTCAGGTGGGCAGACGGCTTCGTGCTAGTGTACTCTGTAACATCTAGGCAGACGTTCGAAGTTTTGGCAGAAGTCCGGCGCAGGTTGGAAGACATGAAGAAGGTGAACCACGTTCCGGTCATCTTACTGGGCAACAAAGCAGACCTGGCGCACGTTCGGCAGGTCACTCAAGACGAGG GGGCCAGATTGGCTGCTGAGCTAAGCTGTTCCTTCATGGAGGTCTCTGCATCTGAAGACGTTACCAAGGTAACTGATGCGTTTCACACACTCTGCAGGGAGATAATCGAGTACAAGCGAAGATCCAGGACGTTTCTCGACAGAGTATTCGGACTAAAGAAATCTTGA